Proteins from a genomic interval of Nitrosomonas sp.:
- the ccmI gene encoding c-type cytochrome biogenesis protein CcmI, translating into MTAFWVLAGIFIVTALLFVIPVLLRSYAPGKENVEREGVNVNIYQDQMAELDEDLRNDILSREQYEASKEELQKRMLQDLSTEPPFVKTLVVKRHGIAATIVIFLAVPLLAVYLYTVIGDARGLLSQSHLASATQFHSNGTEGMPDGHAQIKSVMENLIARLQDNPEDIEGWLMLARSYAIMGRFDEASGAYAKLVEIQPENPQFLSDYADVLAMTNDGSLIGKPAQLIDQALQIDPNYPKALALAGTVEFEKKQFNTAAIFWERLLAQIPVESEFAKSISESIVQAKSMAGENNESSASAQLAQRIDVEADIPATANPDKTTKQLETTGVPSISGTVTLSSTLASKVSAADTLFVFARASTGPKMPLAILRVQVRDLPVVFTLDDGMAMTPAMKLSSFPEVVIGARISKTGQAVPASGDLEGYSQPVKIGDTDVTVTIDQQVP; encoded by the coding sequence ATGACCGCATTTTGGGTGTTAGCCGGAATATTTATTGTCACAGCGTTATTGTTTGTCATTCCGGTCTTGCTGAGAAGCTATGCGCCGGGAAAAGAAAATGTAGAGCGAGAAGGGGTTAATGTCAATATATATCAGGATCAGATGGCCGAGCTTGATGAGGATTTGCGTAATGATATTCTCTCTCGCGAGCAGTATGAGGCGAGCAAGGAAGAATTGCAAAAACGTATGTTGCAGGATTTATCAACAGAACCTCCCTTTGTTAAAACACTTGTTGTAAAACGTCATGGAATAGCTGCCACCATCGTCATTTTTCTGGCGGTTCCTCTGCTGGCAGTTTATCTATACACGGTGATTGGCGATGCACGCGGCTTGCTTTCACAGTCGCATCTGGCCAGCGCTACCCAGTTTCATTCAAATGGCACTGAGGGGATGCCGGATGGCCATGCTCAAATTAAATCCGTTATGGAGAACCTCATTGCACGCCTGCAAGACAATCCGGAGGATATTGAAGGCTGGCTGATGCTGGCACGTAGCTACGCTATTATGGGGCGTTTTGATGAGGCAAGCGGTGCTTATGCAAAACTAGTCGAGATACAGCCAGAAAACCCTCAGTTTTTAAGTGATTACGCTGATGTCCTGGCAATGACAAATGATGGAAGCTTAATTGGAAAGCCTGCACAACTGATTGACCAGGCGCTGCAAATTGATCCTAATTACCCCAAAGCATTGGCACTGGCTGGCACAGTTGAGTTTGAGAAAAAACAATTCAACACCGCAGCGATATTCTGGGAACGTTTACTGGCACAAATCCCGGTTGAATCGGAGTTTGCCAAATCCATTTCGGAAAGTATCGTACAAGCAAAATCCATGGCTGGTGAAAATAATGAATCTTCCGCGTCCGCGCAACTGGCCCAACGCATTGATGTAGAAGCGGATATTCCAGCTACTGCTAACCCAGATAAAACAACAAAGCAGTTAGAAACTACAGGCGTTCCCAGTATATCGGGAACAGTGACTTTAAGCTCTACGTTAGCAAGCAAAGTTTCTGCTGCGGATACATTGTTTGTTTTTGCCAGAGCGAGCACGGGGCCGAAGATGCCATTGGCAATTCTGAGAGTGCAGGTCAGGGATCTTCCGGTAGTATTTACACTTGATGACGGAATGGCGATGACTCCGGCGATGAAGCTCTCCAGTTTTCCGGAAGTAGTGATTGGTGCGCGTATCAGTAAAACAGGGCAGGCGGTACCTGCCAGTGGGGATCTGGAAGGATACAGTCAGCCAGTTAAGATTGGTGATACGGATGTTACTGTAACAATAGACCAACAAGTTCCTTAA